In the Labilithrix sp. genome, one interval contains:
- a CDS encoding serine/threonine protein kinase, translated as MSDLRFGSYRTTETIGTGSLSTIYRAVQEPLGRVVAVKALKTQIAATSSFGEQLEREAKVLADLVHPNVVLLLESGRTESGRPFLVLEHVEGASLQELEAKAKKKIPVAVALAIACGVCAALEHVHSRGVVHRDVKPGNVLLSKAGTVKLIDFGIAQRPRLGSVSDAGIPEGITATGRMAPEQLKDAYGTPAYMSPEQILGDFVDGRSDLFSLGVVLYQMLSGARPFGDDTKGATQRIRREAAPNLRSTARDVPRAVERIVMRLLEKSPNDRYPSASAVKERLEAALRSETREDPSAIVRSALVAAGLATPDPAPPEPASAEAAPVSAVASKPKPSKSRPPRRSVPALAGFVAVTAAFALAVYANEGTQRSREVRAAGAAAPPASLEGAGGLRVVATPWAYVKVDGQLVETTPFARPIALAPGRHWVTLTHPEAAPIEREITIATGETVMLDVTMDLAAGDAGKDAQAP; from the coding sequence GTGTCCGACCTCCGCTTCGGCTCCTACCGCACGACCGAGACGATCGGGACGGGCTCTCTCTCCACGATTTACCGCGCGGTGCAGGAGCCGCTCGGTCGCGTCGTCGCGGTCAAGGCGCTGAAGACGCAGATCGCCGCGACCTCGTCGTTCGGCGAGCAGCTCGAGCGCGAGGCGAAGGTCCTCGCCGATCTCGTCCACCCCAACGTCGTGTTGCTCCTCGAGTCGGGGCGCACGGAGTCGGGGCGGCCGTTCCTCGTCCTCGAGCACGTCGAGGGCGCGTCGCTCCAGGAGCTCGAGGCGAAGGCGAAGAAGAAGATCCCCGTCGCCGTCGCGCTCGCGATCGCGTGCGGCGTCTGCGCGGCGCTCGAGCACGTGCACTCCCGCGGCGTCGTGCATCGCGACGTGAAGCCCGGGAACGTCCTCCTCTCCAAGGCCGGGACGGTGAAGCTCATCGACTTCGGCATCGCGCAGCGCCCGCGCCTCGGGAGCGTGAGCGACGCCGGCATCCCGGAGGGCATCACCGCGACGGGCCGCATGGCGCCGGAGCAGCTCAAGGACGCGTACGGCACGCCGGCCTATATGTCGCCGGAGCAGATCCTCGGCGACTTCGTGGACGGGCGGAGCGACCTCTTCTCCCTCGGCGTCGTGCTCTACCAGATGCTGAGCGGCGCGCGGCCCTTCGGCGACGACACGAAGGGCGCGACGCAGCGGATCCGTCGCGAGGCGGCGCCGAACCTGCGCTCGACCGCGCGCGACGTGCCGCGCGCGGTCGAGCGCATCGTGATGCGGCTCCTCGAGAAGTCGCCGAACGATCGCTACCCTTCTGCCTCCGCGGTGAAGGAGCGCCTCGAGGCCGCGCTCCGCTCCGAGACGCGCGAGGACCCGAGCGCGATCGTGCGCTCCGCCCTCGTCGCGGCCGGTCTCGCCACGCCCGATCCCGCCCCCCCAGAGCCGGCGTCGGCCGAGGCCGCGCCCGTCTCCGCCGTCGCGTCGAAGCCGAAGCCGTCGAAGTCGCGGCCGCCGCGCCGCTCGGTGCCCGCGCTCGCCGGCTTCGTCGCCGTCACCGCCGCCTTCGCGCTCGCGGTCTACGCGAACGAAGGGACGCAGCGCAGCCGCGAGGTGCGCGCCGCCGGCGCCGCCGCGCCGCCGGCGTCGCTCGAGGGCGCGGGCGGCCTCCGCGTCGTCGCGACGCCGTGGGCGTACGTGAAGGTCGACGGGCAGCTCGTGGAGACCACACCTTTCGCGCGCCCGATCGCGCTCGCGCCGGGGAGGCACTGGGTCACGCTCACGCACCCCGAGGCGGCGCCGATCGAGCGTGAGATCACGATCGCGACGGGAGAGACGGTGATGCTCGACGTGACGATGGACCTCGCCGCGGGCGACGCGGGAAAGGACGCGCAAGCGCCATGA
- the gpmI gene encoding 2,3-bisphosphoglycerate-independent phosphoglycerate mutase yields the protein MAAKRPRPVVLMILDGLGERAEVDANAVRMAKTPALDALYAKYPHGLIGTSGPDVGLPPGQMGNSEVGHLNFGAGRIALMDIMRIDNAVVDHSFAKNEVIRGTIDKAKAAGGKLHLMGLVSDGGVHSHITHLGALIDAAHELGVDVVVHAFLDGRDVLPGTAPGYLETLEGMLKGKGRIGTVSGRYWAMDRDNRWERVERAYEAIVHANAPKQPSAIEGTKASIAAGKTDEFVEPFVVDGYTGVDTARDAALHFNFRPDRARELTRALATEGFTAFTREAKPPFRVYACMTTYDSKLGLPIAFPKETYPDIFPEVIAKAGLTQFRCAETEKYAHVTYFFNGGREEPFHGEERTMIPSPKDVATYDLKPEMGAAGVADAVVKAIESDGFDFVVVNFANPDMVGHTGNLDAAITAVEAVDAGIGRIADAVRAKGGALFITADHGNCELMKDPATGAPHTAHTLNPVPLVYVDDAGAGRKIRSGGRICDVAPTMLELMGIPIPAAMTGHSLFAK from the coding sequence ATGGCGGCAAAGCGTCCTCGGCCCGTTGTCCTCATGATCCTCGACGGTCTCGGCGAACGCGCCGAGGTCGACGCGAACGCGGTGCGGATGGCGAAGACCCCCGCGCTCGACGCCCTCTACGCGAAGTACCCGCACGGCCTCATCGGCACGAGCGGCCCCGACGTCGGGCTCCCGCCGGGGCAGATGGGCAACAGCGAGGTCGGGCACCTCAACTTCGGCGCGGGGCGCATCGCGCTGATGGACATCATGCGGATCGACAACGCGGTCGTGGACCACTCGTTCGCCAAGAACGAGGTCATCCGCGGCACGATCGACAAGGCGAAGGCGGCCGGCGGCAAGCTCCACCTCATGGGCCTCGTCTCCGACGGCGGCGTGCACAGCCACATCACGCACCTCGGCGCGCTCATCGACGCCGCGCACGAGCTCGGGGTCGACGTCGTCGTCCACGCGTTCCTCGACGGCCGCGACGTGCTCCCCGGCACCGCGCCCGGCTACCTCGAGACGCTCGAAGGCATGCTGAAGGGCAAGGGCCGCATCGGCACCGTGTCCGGCCGCTACTGGGCCATGGACCGCGACAACCGCTGGGAGCGCGTCGAGCGCGCGTACGAGGCGATCGTGCACGCGAACGCGCCGAAGCAGCCGAGCGCGATCGAAGGAACGAAGGCGAGCATCGCCGCGGGCAAGACGGACGAGTTCGTCGAGCCGTTCGTGGTGGACGGATACACCGGCGTCGACACGGCGCGAGACGCGGCGCTGCATTTCAACTTCCGCCCCGACCGCGCGCGCGAGCTGACGCGGGCGCTCGCGACGGAGGGCTTCACCGCCTTCACGCGCGAGGCCAAGCCGCCCTTTCGGGTCTACGCTTGCATGACGACGTACGACTCGAAGCTCGGATTGCCGATCGCGTTTCCGAAAGAGACGTACCCCGACATCTTTCCGGAGGTGATCGCCAAAGCGGGATTGACCCAGTTTCGGTGTGCCGAGACAGAGAAGTACGCGCACGTGACGTATTTCTTCAACGGCGGCCGCGAAGAGCCGTTCCACGGCGAAGAGCGCACGATGATCCCTTCACCGAAGGACGTCGCGACCTACGACCTCAAGCCCGAAATGGGCGCCGCCGGCGTCGCCGACGCGGTCGTCAAAGCGATCGAGAGCGACGGATTCGACTTCGTCGTCGTCAATTTCGCGAACCCGGACATGGTCGGTCACACCGGCAACCTCGACGCCGCGATCACCGCGGTGGAGGCGGTGGACGCGGGCATCGGGCGCATCGCCGACGCGGTGCGCGCGAAGGGCGGCGCGCTCTTCATCACCGCCGATCACGGCAATTGCGAATTGATGAAGGACCCCGCCACCGGCGCCCCGCACACCGCGCACACGCTGAATCCGGTGCCGCTCGTTTACGTCGACGACGCCGGCGCCGGGCGCAAGATCCGCAGCGGCGGCCGCATCTGCGACGTCGCGCCGACGATGCTCGAGCTGATGGGAATCCCGATCCCGGCCGCGATGACAGGGCACTCCCTGTTTGCCAAATAA
- a CDS encoding ribonuclease HI — translation MPWIKAVLRGQQVLARVKADGTFDAQGGRVEIRYRPTDARAYRAGVGNLERVAGAEVLADDAVVAGEAAPTKEERSAARKADAAKKALAPDAVPKDAWKVYADGACSGNPGPAGLGIVLVAPDGKVHEGFEYLGEATNNVAELTAILRAAELAPPGATAVVHTDSQYSIGVLTKGWKAKANQELIANVKTALAARKTWRIVYVPGHAGVPLNERADELAREAVSSRRNRLPTIPAV, via the coding sequence GTGCCCTGGATCAAAGCGGTGCTGCGCGGGCAGCAGGTGCTCGCGCGGGTGAAGGCGGACGGCACGTTCGACGCGCAGGGCGGACGCGTCGAGATCCGGTACCGGCCCACCGACGCGCGGGCCTACCGCGCGGGGGTCGGGAACCTCGAGCGCGTCGCGGGCGCGGAGGTCCTCGCGGACGACGCCGTCGTCGCGGGCGAAGCGGCTCCGACGAAGGAGGAGCGCTCCGCCGCGCGCAAGGCCGACGCGGCGAAGAAGGCGCTCGCGCCGGACGCGGTCCCGAAGGACGCGTGGAAGGTCTACGCCGACGGCGCGTGCTCGGGGAACCCGGGGCCGGCGGGCCTCGGCATCGTGCTCGTCGCGCCGGACGGCAAGGTCCACGAGGGCTTCGAGTACCTCGGCGAAGCGACGAACAACGTCGCGGAGCTCACCGCGATCCTGCGCGCGGCGGAGCTCGCGCCGCCCGGCGCGACCGCGGTCGTGCACACCGACTCGCAGTACTCGATCGGCGTGCTCACGAAGGGCTGGAAGGCGAAGGCGAACCAGGAGCTCATCGCGAACGTGAAGACGGCCCTCGCCGCGCGGAAGACGTGGCGCATCGTCTACGTGCCCGGCCACGCGGGGGTGCCGCTGAACGAGCGCGCCGACGAGCTCGCGCGCGAGGCGGTCTCGAGCCGCCGAAACCGCCTCCCGACCATTCCCGCGGTCTGA
- a CDS encoding N-acetyltransferase, whose amino-acid sequence MAIRVHESSVVSPSAQIGDGTQIWLFCQVREGVRIGKGCIFGKGVYVDSGVVVGDNVKIQNNASLYAGVTIEDGVFVGPHVCFTNDKVPRAVNADMTLKAADDWHITPTLVKAGAALGANSTIVCGVTVGRWAMVASGSVVTKDVPDHSLVMGNPARHAGWVCACGKRVTVGEPCGACGRVLVQEDGVVRVR is encoded by the coding sequence ATGGCCATCCGCGTGCACGAGAGCTCCGTCGTCTCCCCCTCCGCGCAGATCGGGGACGGCACCCAGATCTGGCTGTTTTGTCAGGTGCGCGAGGGCGTCCGCATCGGCAAGGGCTGCATCTTCGGCAAGGGCGTCTACGTCGACTCCGGGGTCGTCGTCGGCGACAACGTGAAGATCCAGAACAACGCGTCGCTCTACGCGGGGGTGACGATCGAGGACGGCGTCTTCGTCGGACCGCACGTGTGCTTCACGAACGACAAGGTGCCGCGCGCGGTGAACGCGGACATGACGCTGAAGGCGGCCGACGACTGGCACATCACGCCGACGCTCGTGAAGGCGGGCGCCGCGCTCGGCGCAAACTCCACCATCGTGTGCGGCGTCACCGTCGGCAGGTGGGCGATGGTCGCGTCGGGCAGCGTGGTGACGAAGGACGTGCCCGATCACTCCCTCGTGATGGGCAACCCGGCGCGCCACGCCGGCTGGGTGTGCGCGTGCGGCAAGCGCGTGACGGTGGGCGAGCCGTGCGGCGCGTGCGGGCGCGTCCTCGTCCAAGAAGACGGCGTCGTGCGGGTGCGCTGA
- a CDS encoding SDR family oxidoreductase, which produces MASIFRKGLFDGHVAIVTGGGSGIGYATARSLGELGAKVAICGRNVDKLAAAAARLEARGVAVLHAACDIREPASIEAFVARVGDELGAADILVNNAGGQFPTTAEQVSTRGWEAVVRNNLNGTFFMTQAVAQKHLIPKKRGRIVNVIANIARGFPGMVHTGAARAGVENMTKTLAVEWAQHNVQVNAVAPGIIRTSGTDQYPPELVEMSRKKTPMKRLGNAGEVAELIVYLASDAAFFVTGECWYIDGGAHLWGDNWTIPDDDPPPPPAIIAELGTTD; this is translated from the coding sequence ATGGCGTCGATCTTCCGGAAGGGGCTCTTCGACGGTCACGTCGCGATCGTCACCGGCGGCGGTAGCGGCATCGGCTACGCGACCGCGCGCTCGCTCGGCGAGCTCGGCGCGAAGGTCGCCATCTGCGGGCGCAACGTGGACAAGCTCGCCGCCGCGGCGGCCCGGCTGGAGGCGCGCGGCGTCGCGGTGCTGCACGCGGCGTGCGACATCCGCGAGCCCGCGAGCATCGAGGCGTTCGTCGCGCGGGTGGGTGACGAGCTCGGCGCGGCCGACATCCTCGTGAACAACGCGGGCGGACAGTTCCCCACGACCGCGGAGCAGGTGTCGACGCGCGGCTGGGAGGCGGTCGTCCGCAACAACCTGAACGGCACGTTCTTCATGACGCAGGCGGTGGCGCAGAAGCACCTCATCCCGAAGAAGCGGGGCCGCATCGTGAACGTCATCGCGAACATCGCGCGCGGGTTCCCCGGCATGGTGCACACCGGCGCCGCGCGCGCGGGCGTCGAGAACATGACGAAGACGCTCGCGGTGGAGTGGGCGCAGCACAACGTGCAGGTCAACGCCGTCGCGCCGGGCATCATCCGCACGAGCGGGACCGACCAGTACCCGCCCGAGTTGGTGGAGATGAGCCGCAAGAAGACGCCGATGAAGCGCCTCGGCAACGCAGGTGAGGTGGCGGAGCTCATCGTGTACCTCGCGAGCGACGCGGCGTTCTTCGTGACCGGCGAGTGCTGGTACATCGACGGCGGCGCGCACCTCTGGGGCGACAACTGGACGATCCCGGACGACGACCCGCCGCCCCCACCGGCCATCATCGCCGAGCTCGGCACGACCGACTGA
- a CDS encoding tetratricopeptide repeat protein, with protein sequence MRDYFLGDDPSFGLALVPYCFLSMLLFTRHPTRTNFIFDEQEALLANPYVRSVAEANPKFGWLDAFHRDFWGLGPERSIGSYRPIPDLVWRALWGLGARDQTPFLHHWVNVLLHGMNGALVCVLAFALTKRRGVAWIAGATFTGSAVLTEAVSGVVGIADVLGATGTLIALLALTTRLPFMAGGVLVGTLFGLYSKESALCCVPLLPLGAFLLAPLLHPKNPRRTLRALVAFVTAAAAFVFYVYARRWAFPTAIPHELSAEANAAKPFAGRVFAAVLRWYAQPILPKDPLNNPLVNADAIHRIGGALRVWSRGLGQLALPITLSGDYSAPQEPIPPTLLDWEIITGAVLLLSPIPLAIWIAVRSYRRWTRRGDAEPERDPLLIVAFGALWVMLSYFPVSNIPVLLPTVRAERFWYFPAIGSSLVVGVLFGWGADRSKASPDAPPKPRPLWLDVTLALAGLFLLAQLVAVRHSAVDYAFIAPGLVVAGAIVFFAYRRTTVSRSYKWLVFATLAFFLYQGTAARRHANDYTDDLSFWDATRKAVPRSAKAHLNYSVMKGARGDLQTRLDANAIALELAPEWPMASVYYGDTLCRLHRAMEAWPHYVKGFDLAPNDVNLIALGIQCLWDEKVLAEGTAERAELDALKDKHPGSWLEYLGRDILEHGEEHNGVDPKYRPRGYNEGPKE encoded by the coding sequence ATACGCGACTACTTCCTCGGCGACGATCCCTCCTTCGGGCTCGCGCTCGTGCCGTATTGCTTCCTCTCGATGCTGCTGTTCACGCGGCATCCGACGCGCACGAATTTCATCTTCGACGAACAGGAAGCGCTCCTCGCCAATCCGTACGTCCGGAGCGTCGCGGAGGCGAATCCCAAGTTCGGATGGCTCGACGCGTTCCATCGCGACTTCTGGGGGCTCGGGCCCGAACGGAGCATCGGCTCGTACCGCCCCATCCCCGACCTCGTCTGGCGCGCGCTCTGGGGGCTCGGCGCGCGCGACCAGACGCCGTTCCTCCATCACTGGGTGAACGTCCTCCTCCACGGGATGAACGGCGCGCTCGTGTGCGTGCTCGCGTTCGCGCTCACCAAGCGGCGCGGCGTCGCGTGGATCGCCGGCGCCACCTTCACCGGGAGCGCCGTCCTCACCGAGGCCGTGAGCGGCGTCGTCGGGATCGCCGACGTCCTCGGCGCGACCGGCACCCTCATCGCGCTGCTCGCGCTCACGACGCGACTGCCGTTCATGGCGGGCGGCGTGCTCGTCGGCACCCTGTTCGGGCTCTACTCGAAAGAGAGCGCCCTCTGCTGCGTCCCGCTCCTCCCCCTCGGCGCCTTCCTCCTCGCGCCGCTCCTCCACCCCAAGAACCCTCGGCGGACCCTGCGCGCGCTCGTCGCCTTCGTCACCGCCGCCGCCGCGTTCGTCTTTTACGTTTACGCGCGGAGATGGGCATTCCCGACCGCTATTCCCCACGAGCTCAGCGCCGAGGCGAACGCCGCCAAGCCATTTGCGGGGAGGGTATTTGCCGCGGTCCTGCGCTGGTACGCCCAGCCGATATTGCCCAAAGACCCGCTCAACAACCCGCTCGTCAACGCCGACGCGATCCATCGCATCGGCGGCGCGTTGCGGGTCTGGTCGCGCGGGCTCGGCCAGCTCGCATTGCCGATTACGCTCTCCGGCGATTACTCCGCGCCGCAAGAGCCCATTCCCCCGACGCTGCTGGATTGGGAGATCATCACCGGCGCGGTCCTCCTCCTCTCGCCGATCCCGCTCGCGATCTGGATCGCGGTGCGCTCCTACCGCCGCTGGACGCGGCGCGGCGACGCGGAGCCCGAGCGCGATCCGCTCCTCATCGTCGCGTTCGGCGCGCTCTGGGTGATGCTCTCGTATTTCCCGGTCTCGAACATCCCCGTGCTCCTCCCCACCGTGCGCGCGGAGCGGTTCTGGTACTTCCCAGCCATCGGCTCGAGCCTCGTCGTCGGCGTGCTCTTCGGGTGGGGCGCCGATCGGAGCAAGGCGAGCCCCGACGCGCCGCCGAAGCCGCGACCGCTCTGGCTCGACGTCACGCTCGCGCTCGCCGGGCTCTTCCTCCTCGCGCAGCTCGTCGCCGTGCGCCACAGCGCCGTCGACTACGCGTTCATCGCGCCGGGCCTCGTCGTCGCCGGCGCGATCGTGTTCTTCGCGTACCGCCGCACCACCGTGAGCCGGAGCTACAAGTGGCTCGTCTTCGCGACGCTCGCGTTCTTCCTCTATCAGGGCACCGCCGCGCGGCGGCACGCCAACGACTACACCGACGACCTCTCCTTCTGGGACGCGACCCGCAAGGCGGTGCCGCGCAGCGCGAAGGCCCACCTCAACTACTCCGTCATGAAGGGCGCCCGCGGCGACCTCCAGACGCGCCTCGATGCGAACGCGATCGCGCTCGAGCTCGCGCCCGAGTGGCCGATGGCGAGCGTGTATTACGGCGACACGCTCTGCCGCCTCCACCGCGCGATGGAGGCGTGGCCACACTACGTGAAGGGCTTCGACCTCGCGCCGAACGACGTGAACCTGATCGCGCTCGGCATCCAGTGCCTCTGGGACGAGAAGGTGCTCGCCGAAGGCACCGCCGAGCGCGCGGAGCTCGACGCGCTGAAGGACAAACACCCCGGCTCGTGGCTCGAGTACCTCGGGCGCGACATCCTCGAGCACGGCGAGGAGCACAACGGCGTCGATCCGAAGTACCGTCCTCGCGGCTACAACGAAGGCCCGAAGGAATGA
- a CDS encoding class I SAM-dependent methyltransferase, whose translation MRRALAFLMLVAACSRPPPPSTRTDAGVPQVDPPGYYMGRRMAEPMSWHGADWLDRPNRDEVQRPEHVLDVLRVREGQTVADVGCGSGYFTVHLAKRVGARGRVYATDLQQEMLDLLAKKVAAASLGNVTPIRATADDAKLPPRALDLILLVDVYHELPNPPATLAQFKSALAPGGVLALVEYRAEDPKVAIKPEHKTTLEQLRRELAANHWTFLASDESLPEQRIVTFRPE comes from the coding sequence ATGCGCCGCGCGCTCGCCTTCCTCATGCTCGTCGCCGCGTGCTCGCGGCCGCCGCCACCGTCCACGCGCACGGACGCCGGCGTCCCGCAGGTGGATCCGCCCGGCTATTACATGGGCCGTCGCATGGCCGAGCCGATGAGCTGGCACGGCGCGGACTGGCTCGATCGCCCGAACCGCGACGAGGTGCAGCGACCGGAGCACGTGCTCGACGTCCTCCGCGTACGCGAAGGCCAGACGGTGGCCGACGTCGGCTGCGGCTCCGGTTACTTCACGGTGCACCTCGCGAAGCGTGTCGGTGCACGCGGCCGCGTCTACGCGACCGATCTGCAACAAGAGATGCTCGACCTCCTCGCGAAGAAGGTCGCCGCCGCGAGCCTCGGCAACGTCACGCCGATCCGCGCCACCGCCGACGACGCGAAGCTCCCTCCGCGCGCGCTCGATCTCATCCTCCTCGTCGACGTCTACCACGAGCTCCCGAACCCACCCGCGACGCTCGCCCAGTTCAAGAGCGCCCTCGCGCCGGGCGGCGTCCTCGCGCTCGTCGAATACCGCGCCGAAGACCCCAAAGTGGCGATCAAGCCGGAGCACAAGACGACGCTCGAGCAGCTCCGCCGCGAGCTCGCCGCCAACCACTGGACCTTCCTCGCGAGCGACGAGTCGCTCCCCGAGCAACGCATCGTCACGTTTCGACCCGAGTAA
- a CDS encoding PAS domain S-box protein, with protein sequence MLLSARPIRMLLEAVEAVGLDPDPMLAAAGIDRDALTGDAHQIPWSAFVRLNEAVSASVEHDPARLRAIGAAMGGVPSYAPLRRLARTVISVRMFYDISERWFARASFPHLRAYHRFEAGDRLFIHGTIPPSYEACEAFLHVASGAMVALPIILDLPASTLVASRIDGRTLDVELVLPRSPSVFSAGFQALSALTRIGERADALEDQRRWLDAGLHASERARDELRNVLERLPALVVIHVQGRIVFANRAFARALGFARAEELVGRPLVDSIDPRSRALFAARLRRPLETGVTEEERTEAWLMARDGSPVRVEVSATQGIAFDGVPARLVVGRDLGEHDRLQRQLATADRLAAVGLLAAGVAHEVNNPLAYLLNNIEIAKKQLGAEGPVDAGRADTARTALQIALEGAARIGFIVRELLLLAREDPAPAATADLAAAVESTLALARVEIARTAKLSVHLDAVPLVRGSVPRIAQIVLNLVLNALEAMRHRDAADNELTLRVRRGVSTGVMLEVGDNGVGVSAPDAERIFHPFFTTKPPGRGTGLGLAVTQRLVAELGGEISFSSEPDRGTTFRVLFRVAEEDEPAVVPARASAPRVC encoded by the coding sequence ATGCTCCTCAGCGCGCGGCCGATCCGGATGTTGCTCGAGGCCGTCGAGGCGGTCGGGCTCGATCCGGATCCGATGCTCGCGGCGGCGGGGATCGATCGCGACGCGCTCACGGGCGACGCGCACCAGATCCCGTGGTCCGCGTTCGTGCGTCTGAACGAGGCGGTGTCCGCCTCCGTGGAGCACGATCCGGCGCGGCTCCGCGCGATCGGCGCGGCGATGGGCGGCGTCCCTTCGTACGCGCCGCTCCGTCGCCTCGCGCGGACCGTGATCTCGGTCCGGATGTTCTACGACATCTCCGAGCGGTGGTTCGCGCGCGCGAGCTTCCCGCACCTCCGCGCGTACCATCGCTTCGAGGCGGGCGATCGGCTCTTCATCCACGGCACGATCCCGCCGTCGTACGAGGCGTGCGAGGCCTTCCTCCACGTCGCCTCCGGCGCGATGGTCGCGTTGCCGATCATCCTCGATCTGCCCGCGTCGACGCTGGTCGCTTCGCGCATCGACGGACGCACGCTCGACGTCGAGCTCGTCCTGCCGCGCAGCCCCTCCGTGTTCAGCGCCGGCTTTCAAGCGCTCTCCGCGCTCACGCGCATCGGCGAGCGCGCCGACGCGCTCGAGGACCAGCGGCGCTGGCTCGACGCCGGGCTCCACGCGTCGGAGCGCGCGCGTGACGAGCTCCGCAACGTGCTCGAGCGGCTCCCTGCCCTCGTCGTCATCCACGTCCAGGGCCGCATCGTCTTCGCGAACCGCGCCTTCGCGCGCGCGCTCGGCTTCGCGCGCGCGGAGGAGCTCGTCGGCCGTCCGCTCGTCGACTCGATCGACCCGCGCTCGCGCGCGCTCTTCGCCGCGCGGCTGCGGCGGCCGCTCGAGACCGGCGTGACGGAGGAAGAGCGCACGGAGGCGTGGCTCATGGCGCGGGACGGGAGCCCCGTCCGCGTCGAGGTCTCCGCGACGCAGGGGATCGCGTTCGACGGCGTCCCCGCGCGCCTCGTCGTCGGCCGCGACCTCGGCGAGCACGATCGCCTCCAGCGGCAGCTCGCGACCGCGGATCGCCTCGCGGCGGTGGGCCTCCTCGCCGCCGGCGTCGCGCACGAGGTGAACAACCCGCTCGCGTACCTCCTCAACAACATCGAGATCGCGAAGAAGCAGCTCGGCGCGGAGGGACCGGTCGACGCCGGACGCGCCGACACCGCGCGGACCGCGCTCCAGATCGCGCTCGAGGGCGCGGCGCGGATCGGCTTCATCGTCCGCGAGCTCCTCCTCCTCGCGCGGGAGGACCCCGCGCCCGCGGCGACGGCCGATCTCGCCGCCGCGGTGGAGTCGACGCTCGCGCTCGCGCGGGTCGAGATCGCGCGCACGGCGAAGCTCTCCGTTCACCTCGACGCCGTGCCGCTCGTGCGCGGCTCCGTCCCGCGCATCGCGCAGATCGTCCTCAACCTCGTGCTCAACGCGCTCGAGGCGATGCGCCATCGCGACGCCGCCGACAACGAGCTCACGCTCCGTGTTCGCCGCGGCGTCTCCACGGGCGTGATGCTCGAGGTGGGGGACAACGGCGTCGGCGTCTCCGCGCCCGACGCCGAGCGCATCTTCCATCCGTTCTTCACGACGAAGCCGCCCGGGCGCGGCACCGGCCTCGGCCTCGCCGTCACGCAGCGCCTCGTCGCCGAGCTCGGCGGCGAGATCTCGTTCTCGTCGGAGCCCGATCGCGGCACCACCTTCCGCGTCCTCTTCCGTGTCGCGGAGGAGGACGAGCCGGCCGTCGTCCCGGCGCGCGCTTCAGCGCCTCGCGTCTGCTGA
- a CDS encoding AraC family transcriptional regulator has protein sequence MGKTSDSMMVRAAPTSGVRLKTARDERSGGLAITRHAAPPDLAEIIDHVAIVRWDLDRSAPIDREVLPAPCVDVLFGDHRAGVHGPINDRAVVRLTRRGAAVGVTFRPAGFRALLRPGLEPSALVDRPLSHADAFAASSEVKALSLALDEEKENESDEAKLDLVHRFLRAHHPGLDEEDAEVNALVDVARFDLTLTRVAPLAEHAGRPVRALERLLRSRVGVSAKWIIRRFRVAEAADRIARGLCIDLDALAFLLGYERDDLVHDFRAQTGRSPAQFLRSA, from the coding sequence ATGGGGAAGACGTCCGACAGCATGATGGTGCGCGCCGCCCCGACGAGCGGCGTTCGTCTCAAGACGGCACGCGACGAGCGCTCCGGCGGCCTCGCTATCACGCGCCACGCCGCGCCCCCCGATCTCGCGGAGATCATCGATCACGTCGCGATCGTTCGCTGGGACCTCGATCGCAGCGCGCCGATCGATCGCGAGGTCCTGCCCGCGCCCTGCGTCGACGTGCTCTTCGGCGATCATCGCGCGGGCGTGCACGGACCGATCAACGATCGCGCGGTCGTGCGGCTCACCCGCCGCGGCGCCGCCGTCGGCGTCACGTTCCGGCCCGCGGGCTTCCGCGCGCTCCTCCGTCCGGGCCTCGAGCCGAGCGCGCTCGTCGATCGCCCGCTCTCGCACGCCGACGCGTTCGCGGCCTCGAGCGAGGTGAAGGCGCTCTCGCTCGCTCTCGACGAAGAGAAGGAGAACGAGAGCGACGAGGCGAAGCTCGACCTCGTGCATCGCTTCCTGCGCGCGCATCACCCGGGCCTCGACGAAGAGGACGCCGAGGTGAACGCGCTCGTGGACGTCGCGCGCTTCGACCTCACGCTCACGCGCGTCGCGCCGCTCGCGGAGCACGCCGGCCGTCCCGTGCGCGCGCTCGAGCGCCTGCTTCGCTCGCGCGTCGGCGTCTCGGCGAAGTGGATCATCCGGCGCTTCCGCGTCGCCGAGGCCGCCGATCGTATCGCGAGGGGTCTCTGCATCGACCTCGACGCGCTCGCCTTCCTCCTCGGCTACGAGCGCGACGACCTCGTCCACGACTTCCGCGCGCAGACCGGCCGCTCCCCCGCTCAGTTCCTACGCTCGGCTTGA